The window GACAGATGGTGGAAAAACTCAGGAGATCATATTGCAAGATAGCGCTGAACAATTTGATAGTTATATCACTAACGGTTCCATCTCAGATGTGAATGGACTATTAAACGATATATTGAAAATCTACGACAACTAAACAAAAAGGGCCGAAAGGCCCTTTTTTTATATCTTAATTTAGTAAAGTAATCGCGCTTAAGAAGACCTTACATTGAGGTTGCAACGCCCTACAGTTACAACACTTTACAGGCGAAGCCTTTTAGGTAGAAGCCTTCTGGGTATGCTGTATCTGTTAGGTGGTCAGCGGCTTGCTCGAAGCGCTCGACAAATTTTACTGTTCTGCCTGCGTCTAGTGCAGCGTCAGCGATGATTTTTTGGAATAAATCAGTGCCCATCAAGCCAGAGCAAGAGTAGGTGAGTAGAGTGCCACCAGGGTTTAGGATTTGCATTGCAAGCATGTTCACGTCTTTGTAGCCATTAGCACCTGAAGTTAAGTTGTTTTTACTTGAAACAAACTTAGGTGGATCCATGATCACGACATCAAATTTAGTGCCTTGGTCTCGGTACTCACGAAGCAGTTTGAATACGTCGGCATTGAGGAATACCGCACGTTTTTTCGAGATATCAAATTCATTGAGTTCAGCGTTGAATTTAGCTGTATCTAGAGCTAATTGAGACACATCTGCGTTGATTACACGTTTTGCGTCTCCTTTCAGTGCGTAAAGACCAAAGCCACCAGTGTATGAGAAACAGTTAAGCACATCTTTGCCTTTAACATACTTCATTGACTCTTTACGGCTATCACGTTGGTCCATGTAGAAGCCTGTTTTGTGGCCTTCCATGATGTTTACGCTGATTTTGACGCCGTTTTCTTCAATGACGATAGATTTTGGTGGCTCTTCACCGTGAAGTACGCCAACAACTTGTTCTAGGCCTTCTTTTTTACGGACCGCTACGTCTGAACGCTCGTAAATATTACAGTCTGGGAAGCATTCAATTAAAGCTTCAACCAATACGCTCTTATTGAATTCAGCACCCGCACTTAGAAGTTGGCAAACTAGGAAGTCTTGATATTTGTCGATAGTGATACCCGGTAGGCCATCAGACTCTGCTGCGGTAAGGCGGTAGCCGGTTAAACCATCACGCTCAATGATGTCTTCGCGCAGTGATTGTGCGTCTTGAATTCGTTTTACGAAGAACGCTTTGTTGATTTCTTCTTTTTCAAATGTCCAAACACGAGCTCGAATTTGAGATTCTGGAGAATAAGCCGCTTTTGCAAGCCATTGACCATTCTGAGCATATACGTCTACAGTTTCACCTTGTTGTGGTTCGCCTTCGACCTTATCGATACCGCGTGAAAATACCCAAGGGTGTTTACGGCGTAGTGATTTATCTCGGCCTTTAGCTAGATGAATTGAAGGAGTCATAATTTACTCTGTTTGTTGAATTTGAAGGAGGGGTATTGTCGGGGAAGTACAAGGGAAAAGCAAATAAGAAAGGGCTGCCAAAGCAGCCCTTGTATTGAACAATCATTAGATGATGGCTAGATGTAAGTATTAAGCTTTAAGACCTGTCAGCAAACCTTCCATCGTATCGCTTTGCTTACGAAGTTGGTCAACGTTAGAGTTACTCTTACTGATCATCTCGCAGATGCCGTCTGATTGATGACGAATCTCTTCAACACTTTGTGCAATGTTATCCGCAACTACACCTTGCTCTTCTGCAGCAGTAGCAATTTGAGTACTACTATCAGAAATAGACTGGTTTTTCTCAGCTAAAGAACCGATCTCAACGTTCACTTCCGACATCAGAGTTTGGCCTTCATTAGCATTGCTCACTGTCACTTCCATAAGTTTTGTTAACGACTGGCTGTTACGTTGTAATGATTCTATCATGCTCTGAATTTCAACTGTCGCTTGTTGAGTTCGTCCGGCAAGGGCGCGAACTTCATCAGCAACAACTGCAAAACCACGGCCTTGCTCTCCAGCTCGAGCAGCTTCAATCGCAGCGTTTAGTGCTAACAGGTTAGTTTGTTCAGAGATACCATTGATGGTTGCGACTACTTCATCGATCTGTGCCGCATTAGCATCGAGTTCTTCTACTGCTTGCGAAGCCGATTGAATCTCTTGGGATAAGCTAGAGATCGATTCCAAAGTATTAGAAACCTTAACTTGACCACTTTGCGCGACACCGCGAGCGTCCATTGTTTGAGTGCTTGAATCATGAGCAAGGGTAGCGACTTCTCGAATCGTTGCTGCCATTTGTTCAGTGGCGCTCGCGAGGCTATTCAAATGCTCTTGTTGATTACTTGAGATATTTGAACTCTGTTGCGTTGATTGGTTTAAATCCGAACTGATTTGCTGCATGAGCGCAACGGACTCTTGGATTGAGAGAACCATGTTTTGCTCACGCTCGGCTACCTTATCGATAGTAATAGCAATTTCACTGAACTCATCGCGAACTAAAAAGTAGTTCATGCGACAAGTTAAATCGCCACTCGCAAGTGTGCTGAGTGCTTTGTTCATCGAGAACATAGCACCACCAATGAAAGTCATGATGTAGTAAACACCCAGAGCTATAAGCGTGAGAGTTACCGCAATAATCGAAACCTGAGTAGTAGATAGAGCTGACCATAAGTTTTGGTCATGGCTTGCGACTAAACTGAAGGCACCATTCATGACAGAAACAGATCCTGCACCATATCCTAAAGAGATGGTTTCAGAATTACTAATGAGTTGAGACACCTGATCTTTAGTGAGTTGTCCAGCTTCAATCAGCCCTTTCATCAGGTGTAATTCATCCTGGTAAAGGTGAGCAAGTAAAGAGTCCGCGGCGCTATCTAAAACTAGAGTCAGTATAACCAGGGCGATAAGAGGTAATAAGAATAGTAGATAGAACTTTTCTTGGATTTTTAGGTGAATGAGATATTTGTCAATCCAACGAAACGGGATTTCTTTCATAATTGTAATACTCGAAGTAAGCCCACCAATAAATGGTGAATGAATAGAATCGCAACTATATCATCCATATAATTTATGAGGCAACGTTATGGAAACTCTGCAGTATATTTTTGTCGTGTCAGGCGTAGTTCAGTGTGTTGGATTTCGTTATCACACCAGTAGACAGGCGCTGGATTTGGGCATTTCCGGCTATGCAAAGAACCTAAATGATGGTCGAGTTGAAGTGTTAGCGGTCGGAGAGGCGCTGAAACTTGAGAAGTTACACACTTGGCTTAATCTTGGGCCATCGAGCGCGACAGTAGACAATGTCGTCATGCATCAAGTTAAAGATAGTGAGCGGCAGGACGTACGTGTAGGGGAGTTTAAAATACTGTAGGATACTACAGTATTTACCTTTTTACCTTGAGATCAACCTAGCGCTATTTTAGTTCTACAAGCATTTTGCTGGTTTAGGTAAACCGGCGAGTTTGGTTGCTTGTTTGGCGGGGCCTTTCTTGAATAATTTGAATAGGTACTTGCTGTTACCTTTTTCTGGGCCATGCGCTTTTTCCATTGCTTTAACGAGCATGCGAACGGCTGGAGAGGTCTTGAATTCTTCGTAAAAGCTCCTTACAAAATGTACGACTTCTAAGTGTGCATCAGTAAGTTCAATTTCCTCATCTTGAGCAAGAATTTTAATCATACCTTCTTCCCATTGAGTGTAATCCAACAGATAACCTTGAGCGTCGGTTTTGATTTGCTTGCCGTTATATTCAAACATGTTTAATCCAGAGTCCAATTAACTATCCGGATAGAGTACATGACCAAGTTTATCTTTCTCAACAGAAATTGTAGCTATCTCAAAAAAATTACACTTATAGATAAAAAAAAGCCCAAGAGATAGGCTCTTGGGCTAGATATGATTCAGTGATGGAAGCGATTAGTCGTCGTTACCCATAATACCTAAGATGCTTAGTAGGCTGATGAAGATGTTGTAGATCGATACATACAAGCTAATCGTTGCAGAGATGTAGTTCGTTTCACCACCACGAATGATGCTTTGCGTTGTTAGCAAGATTACACCAGTCGAGAATAGGATAAACATACCGCTCATTGCCAGTGATAGTAGTGGCATTTGTAAGAAGATGTTTGCGACCATGCCGACTAGCAGAACAACGAAACCAGCCATTAGCATACCGTTAAGGAATGAAAGGTCACGTTTAGTTGTTAGGGCGTAAGCAGATGCAGCCATAAATGCCAGTGCAGTACCGCCAAGTGCAGTTAGGATGACATCACCCATGCCTGCGCCAACGTACATGTTTAAGACTGGACCGATGGTGTAGCCCAAGAAACCTGTAAATAGGAATGTGAAGACTAGACCCATGCTGTTGTCACGGTTCTTTTCTGTTAGGAATAGAAGGCCGTAGAAACCAACTAGCATAATGATAAGACCAGGGCGAGGAAGGTTCATCGCCATAGATACGCCTGCTACTACAGCAGACCAAAGTAGTGTCATAGACAGTAGTGCGTAGGTGTTACGCAACACTTTATTGGTTTGCAGAGCACTTTCTTGAGATGCTGTGCGTGAAAACATAGGGCTGTTCATAATCTTCCTCGTAAGGTGACTTCAATAGTTATTAGTACATTTATGGGGCTGAAAGTTCGAAAAATCAAGTCTTTCATTCCTCTTGTATACCTAAAATAATAATCAAAATAGTCGGTTAAGTGTTTCTGAAGGTGTAACAAAGTATTTCTAATGACGATAAAGTGTCGCTAACACTCGATGTTCAAACTTTTATAGTTATTGGCTAATGATTTATAACCTTTGGAAAACGAACGATAACATCGAAAAATAAAAAGAACATCGAAAAATAAAGAGGCGACCTAAGCCGCCTCTGTAGTTTATGCATCATAACACATTAATGGTGCAAGATTTGGCTCAAGAAGTTCTGCGTCCTGTCCGATTGTGGGTTTTCAAAGAAGTCGACAGGGTTGTTCTCTTCTATGATTTCACCGGCATCCATAAAGATAACGCGATCTGCGACCTCTTTAGCAAAGCCCATTTCGTGCGTTACACACAACATTGTCATGCCTTCTTCGGCCAATTCGACCATTACGTCCAATACTTCACGAACCATTTCTGGGTCTAGTGCCGATGTTGGTTCATCAAATAGCATAACCTGAGGGTTCATACACAAAGAACGAGCAATTGCCACACGTTGCTGTTGTCCACCAGACAGTTGGCCTGGGAATTTGTCCGCTTGCTCTGGTATTTTTACACGCTCGAGGAATTTCATTGCGATGGCTTCGGCTTCTTCCTTCGGCATCTTCTTCACCCAGATTGGTGCTAGGGTGCAGTTTTCCAATACCGTTAGGTGAGGGAACAAGTTGAAGTGTTGAAAACACATGCCTACATCTCTGCGCACGGCTTCAATGTTTTTCAGGTCTTCCGTTAGCTCATTACCAGATACAAAGATATGGCCTTTTTGGTGCTCTTCTAAGCGGTTGATACAACGAATCATCGTTGATTTTCCTGAACCTGAAGGGCCACAAATAACGATCTTCTCGCCTTTTTTAACTTCCAGATTGATGTTTTTAAGTACGTGGAATTCGCCGTACCACTTGTTCATGTCTTTCAACTCGATCATAAGACCTTGAGAGTTGTTTTCTGTTTGCTGCGTCATAATACGTCCTTGATCTTGTTAATTATCGTTTGTGACCGGTATGAAGTCTGTTTTCTAGCCAAATCGAGTATCTCGACATGCCAAAACAAAACACCCAGAACACTAACGCGACAAATACATAACTTTCTGTTGAATACCCAAGCCACTCAGGGTCGGTATTCGCGGCTTGGCCAATCCCTAGTACATCAAACATACCGATAATCAAAACTAGACTGGTATCTTTGAACAAACCAATAAAGGTGTTCACAATTGAAGGAATCGTGATTTTAAGAGCTTGAGGTAGAATGATCAGCCCTGTTTTTTTCCAGTAGCTCAACCCTAAAGCGTCAGCGGCTTCGTATTGACCTTTTGGTATTGCTTGCAAACCACCACGGATTACTTCCGCCATATAAGCAGCACTAAACAGTACTACCCCGACAAGCGCACGTATCAGTTTATCGGTCTCCATCCCCTCTGATAAAAAGAGCGGAAGCATTACCGAGGCCATGAATAAAACCGTAATTAACGGTACACCACGCCAGATTTCGATGTAAACGGTACACATACTGCGGATGATTGGCATTTCAGAACGACGCCCTAGCGCTAGTGCGACACCGATAGGCAGTGATACAACGATACCAACAAGTGCGATGATCAGTGTAACCAGTAGGCCGCCCCATTTATGGGTATCAACAACCTCTAGTCCAAATACACCACCGTATAGTAAGCCTGCAATGATAAACGGGTAGATGTTTACGAAGAATAACCAAATCCACGTACGTTTAGGTGTTTTTTCGTAAGCTAACAAAGCAACAAAAATAGCCAATGTTGCGTAGAAAAAACGAGGACGCCACAGTTCCGCTTCTGGGTAGAAGCCGTACATGAATTGGTCCCAACGGACACTAATGAAAACCCAACAAGCACCTTCGCTAGTACAGGCATCGCGTGTTGTTCCTATCCAATCAGCGCTCAAGAATGCCCAGTCAGCTATTGCCCATAATAAATTGAAAGCAAAGTAAGCAAGCACCACAGTGACGACACTGTTAATTGGTCCATTAAATAGATTTTTTCTTAACCAACCGACAGGTCCAACAGTATTCGCTGGAGGCGGAAGATCAGGTTGAAATTGATGTGTACTCATCTTATCTCTCCACCAACGCTACTTTGCGGTTGTATATGTTCATTAGAGCAGATGTTAATAGGCTTAGGGTCAAGTAGACGCCCATTGTCATCGCGATTACTTCGATAGCTTGTCCAGTTTGGTTCAATGTTGTTCCTGCAAATACAGACACAAGATCAGGATAACCAATGGCCATCGCAAGTGATGAGTTTTTGGTCAGGTTTAAATACTGACTGGTTAGTGGTGGGATAATAATTCTTAATGCTTGCGGAATAATGACTAGCTTAAGAGTTCTTGTTCGCGGGAGCCCTAGAGACATAGCAGCCTCTGTTTGCCCATGGTTTACCGCGTTGATACCTGAACGCACAATCTCGGCGATGAATGCGGCTGTGTAGATACTTAAAGCGAGCATCAATGCTGCTAATTCAGGAATGATGCTGATACCACCTTTGAAGTTAAACCCTTTCAGAACAGGGTACTCCGCAGAGATAGGCATACCCATAACAAAGTAAGTGACTAACGGTAAGCCCACAATCAGCGCTGCAGCAATTCGCAACATTGGTGTTTGTTGGCCGGTTAGCTTTTGTTTGTTATTAGCCCAGATGTTGATAACAAAAGTAGCGATGATACCGACAATCAATGATGCGATGACAATGCTACTGCCTTGCTCTAACACTGGAGCAGGGAAGTATAAACCGCGTACATTCAAGAAAATAGCCTCACCGAGGCTCATACTCTGACGAGCGGAAGGCAATGCTTGTAGAACAGCGAAATACCAAAAAAATATTTGTAGAAGAAGAGGGATATTTCGGAATATCTCAATGTAGACAGCTGCAAATCGGCTAACTAGCCAGTTTGAAGATAGCCTAGCGATACCCATACTAAACCCCAATACTGTGGCTAATATTATGCCTAATACTGAAACTAAAGCGGTATTGAGAAGACCGATAAAGAATGTACGACCGTATGAGAATGTTTCGTCGTATTCAATTAATGTTAAGCCGATACCAAAACCAGCTTCTTGGGAGAGAAAATCAAAACCAGTGGCGATACCACGGGAATCTAAGTTAGTGAGTGCATTATTTACAATTGTGTAAAAGAAAGCACAAAGCGCCGCGACGGCGAGAATTTGGAAAACAATTGAGCGAAAAGTGGGGTTGTAAAAAAGGTTGGCACTTTTGGGCTGTGGTTTTTCTTGAGTTGGAGAAATAGTTTCATTAGGTTTCATACTGCTATAACCTCAAATCCATTTAATAAATAGGGCGGAAAAGTCCGCCCTAATTGATGCTTGTAAATTTATTAACGGATTGGTGGAGCGTACATAAAGCCGCCCGCATTCCATAGTGCGTTTACGCCACGAGAGATCTGTAGTGGTGAACCTGTACCAACAGTTCGCTCAAAACTCTCACCGTAGTTACCAACTTGTTTAATGACTTGGTAACCCCAATCGTCACGAATGCCAAGGCCTTTACCTTTAGGACCGTCAACACCAAGAATACGCTTGATGTTTGGATCTTTTGACTTAAGCATTTCGTCAGCATTCTTAGAAGAGATGCCGTACTCTTCTGCGTTAATCATTGCAGAAAGGGTCCATTTAGCAACGTTGAACCACTTGTCATCATCTTGACGAACAACAGGGCCTAGTGGCTCTTTAGAGATGATTTCAGGAAGTACCTGTGCAGATTTAGGATCAGCTAGATTTAGACGAAGTGCATATAGACCAGATTGGTCAGTCGTTAGCACGTCACAACGACCCGCGTCGAAACCTTTTGATGTTTGTGCTGCCGTATCAAATACCACTGGCTTGTAAGACATGCCACTGTTACGGAAGTAATCGGCTAGGTTAAGTTCAGTCGTTGTACCTGATTGAACACACACTGAAGCGCCATCTAGTTCTTGAGCACTTGTAAGTCCAAGTTCTTTCTTAACCATGAAGCCTTGACCATCGTAGTAGTTAACGCCTACGAAGTTCAAACCTAGAGCAGTGTCACGATGTAGCGTCCATGTTGTGTTACGGGATAGTACGTCTATTTCACCAGATTGAAGCGCGGTAAAGCGCTCTTTTGCTGTTAGCGGTACATACTTAACTTTAGTCTTGTCACCGAGTACAGCCGCTGCAAGAGCTTGACAATACTCAACATCAATTCCTTCCCATTCACCTTTTGAGTTAGGGTTAGAGAACCCTGGAAGACCGGTACTTACACCACAAGTTAGAAAACCTTGAGATGTGACTTTGTCCAGAGTGCTTTCTGCCGCTGATGCTGATGTTGCCATCATCGCAGTTGATGCAGCTACTACTGAAGCAAGAAGTGTTAGTTTATTTGTCATTTGTATCCTTCCTTGTTAACCAGGTGACACCTGATACTCATACTCGTTTGAGTGTCTCTTGTGTGTTGCGTTGTCTATGACCTTGTTGCTCAAATTAAGCGAGTTGCATTTTGCAAATGAAACCGTATGCGATTTAAACAACTGTTTATAAGGTTAGGAAAGGATCCGTAGTTTCACAAATGTATAATTTAAAAAGAATTTTGAATGAAATCACAAATCCGAACACAATTAGAATGACTAAATGTTAACTGAATGTAAATAGTGCAACGGTTCACACTGTTGGTGCAACGAGATTTAGGTTTTTATATTGATGGTGGGCTAGGTAAATATTCTGAATTAAAGTCACATTGATGGCGTATTGGCCTTAAGAAAGTCGAAAATTTGGTCAATAAATATTTTTATTGCGCTTGGATAGTTATGAATATGCTCCAAATTTGGTAGCATGTCTGAATAGTTATTGAAGTAGCCTCAAGGAAGAACATGCGTTATTTTCCAATGTTTTTGGATGTAGAGAATAAGCCAATTCTAGTGGTTGGTGGGGGCGAGGTTGCTTGCCGAAAAGTCGATAGTTTGCTACGAGCGGGTGCTAATGTAACTTTGGTTTCTCCTAAGGTAGCACCTTACTTAAAAGAGCTAGCCGATGAAGACAAACTTCGTTGGGTTCAAAATTTCTACTCGTCACAGCTTATCTCGAAAAACTACTTACAAGTGTGGGCAACGACCGACAACCCAAGCCTAAATCATCAAGTACATAATGATGCAAAAAAAATGGGTATTCTTGTCAATGTGGTCGATGATTTACCCTATTGTGACTTCATCACTCCCTCAATGATAAATCGCGGGAGAATCCAAATTGCGATCTCAAGTGGGGGCGCATCACCTGTTTTGGTGAGAAATATTAGAGAAAAACTCGAAACCGTATTGCCTCAGAATATTGGTTTGATTGCAGACTTTGGTGCATCAAAACGCAATTCGATTAAAGAGTCTTTTCCTACTGTTGATGAACGCCGTAAATTCTGGGAGCGCTTTTTGTCTTCCAGTTTTATCAATCAAGTAACGGAACGCGAGCAACTGGAAACTTATTATCAGCAATCTTTGGCGGAACCTGTCGATAATAAAGGGCAAGTGACTTGGATTGAATTCGAGCAAGATGTAGAACTTCTCTCTATGAAGGCGCTGCGCTTGATGCAAGAAGCAGAACTCGTACTATCGCCAAAAGAGTGCCCATTCGAATTTATAGACTTATGCCGTCGAGACGCAGAAAGAGATCTCTATTCTAATAGCGGAGAGCTATCAACCAAGCTTGAGCAGGCAAGAGCTGAGAAATTACGAGTGTGTGTGTTTATTCCACCAGCAAGCGTAGAGTTTAATTTGTTGGTCGGTAAAGACCTAAAATTGTCTGCTGCAAAAGTGCTCAGTTAAGGCTCGATCTATCTAGCTCGGTTCAAATGCCCTCGTGGTATACGAATAAAGCTGACCAGATAAAAAAAAGCCACTTCTTAAAAGAAGTGGCTTTTTTTTATTTAAAACACGACATTGTGTTGATGGATGAGCAACTCAAATAGGCAGTCGCTCAAACTCAAAAATTAGTCGCGGAAATTGTCAAATTGGAAAGGTTGACCAAGTTCACCGCTACGAACTAGAGCCATAACAGCTTGTAGATCATCACGTTTCTTGCCGGTTACACGAACTTTGTCGCCTTGGATAGAAGCTTGAACTTTAACTTTGTTGTCTTTGATTAGCTTAACGATCTTCTTAGCTACATCAGTTTCAATGCCTTGCTTAAAGATAACCGTTTGGTGCCAAGTGCGACCTGTCTGGTCTGCCGCTTTTGCTTCCATCGCGTTAGGATCAACATTACGCTTTGTTAGGTTGCTACGAAGGATATCGCGCATTTGCTTCAGTTGAAAATCGTCTTGAGCAGTCAATTTTACTGATTCATCTTTGTAATCAAAGCTTGCTTCAACGCCGCGGAAATCGAAACGAGTCGATAGTTCACGGTTTGCGTTGTCTACCGCGTTACGCAGTTCTACTGCTTCTACTTCAGAGATAATGTCAAATGATGGCATTGTGTTGTTTCCTTAAGCTAAGTTTCTATCTTTAATTGCTGTTGCAAGCATGTCTAGCATTGTTGCCGTATCTTCCCAGCTTAGGCATGGGTCAGTAATCGACTTGCCGTATTCTAGGTTGTTGATATCTGTCATTGGTTGGTTACCTTCAACAATGAAGCTTTCCGCCATGATGCCTGCAATTTGATTCTTGTTAGATTTGATTTGTTCACAAATGTCTTGCGCTACTTCTAGCTGCTTACGGTGCTGTTTTTGACAGTTAGCGTGGCTAAAGTCTACAACTAAACGTTGAGGCAGGTCGAATTCAGCCAACTGCTTACATGCGTTATCCACAGATTCAGCATCGAAGTTAGGGCCTTTATCGCCACCACGTAGAATTACGTGACCGTATGGGTTACCAGAAGTGCGGTAAACCGTCATGCGGCCGTTCTTGTCTGGCGAGTAGAAGTAGTGTGAAGCATGCGCTGCACGAATCGCATCAATGGCAATTTTGATGTTGCCGTTAGTCGCGTTTTTGAAGCCAACTGGGCAAGACAGTGCAGAAGCCATTTCACGGTGAATCTGAGATTCAGTCGTGCGAGCGCCAATTGCGCCCCAAGTTATAAGGTCTGCAATGTACTGACCGGTGATCATATCAAGGAATTCAGTCGCGGTAGCTAGGCCAAGCTTGTTGATATCTAGCAATAGCTTACGTGCTTTATTCAAGCCTGT is drawn from Vibrio sp. SNU_ST1 and contains these coding sequences:
- a CDS encoding 3-deoxy-7-phosphoheptulonate synthase, whose amino-acid sequence is MPLKTDELRTQALGPMPTPAELGNAHPITDDVAERIKNSRRQIEDILTGRDNRLLVIVGPCSVHDTDAALDYAERLSQIQDQYKDELFVVMRTYFEKPRTVVGWKGLITDPNLDGSYALETGLNKARKLLLDINKLGLATATEFLDMITGQYIADLITWGAIGARTTESQIHREMASALSCPVGFKNATNGNIKIAIDAIRAAHASHYFYSPDKNGRMTVYRTSGNPYGHVILRGGDKGPNFDAESVDNACKQLAEFDLPQRLVVDFSHANCQKQHRKQLEVAQDICEQIKSNKNQIAGIMAESFIVEGNQPMTDINNLEYGKSITDPCLSWEDTATMLDMLATAIKDRNLA